A region of Paenibacillus thiaminolyticus DNA encodes the following proteins:
- a CDS encoding PH domain-containing protein produces the protein MRTIHRQHPIKIAVHLYRTIRYMIIPYTLLLFKEIKAGTGQQPYWVYGVAVVIGLSILLWSIISWWKDTYQIGESEIVIQRGVLITTQRTIPLERITNISIEQTWTDRLVGSATSELHTSDSNEEADARFVLTQRNADMLIARINRPMSRVSNQAKPNWVLQPKDILMRAISSNSFWLGVPLCLTIVTYVWDWVEPSTEEEVSMVRFFQDERWNELLTTELIPVLLALLGIIALCVFTSWLFSLVMMQIRYHKWSVIRDSSYIHIQYGWYERKSTSLHTVKIQSIRVKEQLFSRYFGYVSIWMDCVGYAGERKVKLLLPAVHRSEMHAALKLLLPEFTIVQPQRHLPAGKAIYFVWLPVIAVCLVILVAAILTPWAWLTIPFAAAVYWRGSRKYSGTLWEVHGNQCVIAKPGLTRTTVYVQRQALQSITCRQTWIQRIFGIFQIELVIDSPSKAKEYVFTGASQEDVQQLLHWYKNRGASKCPFIGNEEKVV, from the coding sequence ATGCGTACAATCCATAGACAACATCCGATCAAGATTGCCGTACATTTGTATCGAACGATCCGCTATATGATCATCCCCTATACTCTCTTGTTATTCAAGGAGATCAAGGCCGGCACAGGTCAACAGCCTTATTGGGTATATGGGGTGGCTGTCGTCATTGGTCTATCTATCTTGCTGTGGTCTATTATTTCCTGGTGGAAAGACACTTATCAGATTGGGGAATCTGAGATCGTCATTCAAAGAGGAGTGCTTATCACCACCCAACGAACAATTCCGCTGGAGCGAATAACGAATATATCGATAGAACAGACTTGGACCGATCGATTAGTAGGTTCGGCTACTTCCGAATTGCACACTTCAGATTCGAACGAAGAAGCTGATGCTAGGTTCGTGTTGACTCAACGCAACGCAGACATGCTCATTGCCAGAATTAATCGACCGATGTCGCGTGTCTCGAATCAAGCGAAGCCGAATTGGGTCCTTCAACCCAAGGATATTTTGATGAGGGCGATTAGTTCCAATTCGTTCTGGCTGGGGGTTCCCCTATGTCTCACTATCGTAACTTATGTATGGGATTGGGTTGAACCAAGCACGGAAGAAGAAGTAAGCATGGTCCGTTTTTTTCAAGATGAAAGATGGAATGAATTATTGACGACGGAGCTTATACCCGTTCTGCTTGCGCTTCTTGGCATTATTGCCTTGTGCGTATTCACGTCCTGGTTGTTTTCCTTGGTCATGATGCAAATTCGTTATCACAAATGGTCCGTTATCCGAGACAGTTCCTATATTCATATCCAGTACGGATGGTATGAGAGGAAATCAACCTCCCTCCATACTGTGAAGATTCAGTCGATCCGGGTCAAGGAGCAGTTGTTTAGTCGTTATTTTGGTTATGTGTCCATCTGGATGGATTGCGTTGGGTATGCAGGGGAGAGGAAGGTGAAACTGCTGCTGCCCGCGGTCCACAGGTCAGAGATGCATGCTGCATTGAAGCTGCTGTTGCCCGAATTTACAATCGTGCAGCCTCAGCGTCATTTACCGGCGGGAAAGGCGATATATTTTGTATGGCTGCCGGTAATTGCTGTATGCCTTGTCATATTAGTCGCCGCAATTTTGACTCCGTGGGCATGGTTGACAATTCCGTTCGCGGCAGCAGTATATTGGCGAGGAAGCCGAAAATATTCGGGAACGCTATGGGAAGTTCATGGGAATCAATGTGTGATCGCGAAGCCGGGTCTTACGCGAACTACAGTCTATGTACAGCGCCAAGCGCTCCAATCGATAACCTGTCGTCAAACTTGGATCCAACGTATATTTGGCATTTTCCAGATTGAACTCGTGATAGATTCGCCATCCAAAGCGAAGGAATACGTATTTACCGGCGCATCCCAAGAGGATGTACAGCAGCTTTTACATTGGTATAAAAATAGAGGAGCTTCCAAATGCCCATTCATTGGTAACGAGGAAAAGGTTGTTTAG
- a CDS encoding PH domain-containing protein, translated as MNTTVSEQQQLHPNVVPYWRIYRLFSALKRTALTSIPIIVCLMWLPQWKWIIYASAAYLLLHWSKDLFYIIYGVRFSYARRSYVLTREEIVIRWGSIWTVNSSVIPLSRVQHVDIEQDVIQKKLGISEVVIVTAGDATGIVGLLEDDANKLRRQVIELAKIGETDAYNP; from the coding sequence TTGCATCCCAATGTGGTGCCATATTGGCGAATTTATCGTCTTTTCTCTGCATTGAAGCGGACTGCACTGACAAGCATTCCTATCATTGTTTGTTTGATGTGGTTGCCCCAATGGAAGTGGATTATATATGCTTCTGCGGCTTATCTTTTGCTTCATTGGAGCAAGGACTTATTCTATATCATATATGGAGTTCGCTTCAGCTATGCCCGAAGAAGTTACGTTCTGACAAGGGAAGAAATTGTGATTCGATGGGGCAGCATATGGACCGTTAATTCATCGGTTATTCCACTTAGCCGTGTTCAGCATGTAGATATTGAACAGGACGTCATTCAGAAAAAGCTGGGCATATCTGAAGTCGTTATCGTAACGGCAGGTGATGCGACTGGCATCGTCGGTTTATTGGAAGATGATGCGAATAAACTGCGGCGGCAGGTCATTGAACTGGCGAAGATAGGTGAAACTGATGCGTACAATCCATAG
- a CDS encoding helix-turn-helix transcriptional regulator, whose amino-acid sequence MSDRMIRLMKMVIIIQANPGISVQELADKCETSERTIYRDLRTLDLVVPITNDGYGTGYRFIGNFAMYPLNFTEEEEMVFSILPSMLDKSKLSPLFDSVYDKVMATHVKEKQKRREAMENFTNLIQMGIPAYKADDDSPNYLLPVMEAIIAEKTLRAVYHTQSRNTVTEREIDPYCLVPREQRFYLIGYCHRKQDILMFRMSRFHRVEITTKNFDKGDFDIHHYMKHTWSVHRGESLITFKVKFQPDVARYIKEEEMFVRPKMTDLPDGSLLFEATVNHEQGFLNWLAQYGPSAEILEPLSIRKQFIERLQRWMEMYN is encoded by the coding sequence ATGTCAGATAGAATGATTCGGCTCATGAAAATGGTCATAATCATACAGGCGAATCCTGGCATATCGGTGCAGGAACTGGCTGACAAATGTGAAACTTCCGAGCGAACTATATATCGGGATTTGAGAACACTAGATCTTGTCGTGCCTATAACGAATGATGGATACGGAACAGGGTATCGCTTTATAGGCAATTTTGCGATGTATCCGCTTAATTTTACAGAAGAAGAGGAGATGGTCTTCTCTATCCTCCCTTCCATGTTGGACAAAAGCAAGCTTTCACCCCTGTTCGATTCGGTCTACGACAAAGTCATGGCGACGCATGTCAAGGAGAAGCAAAAACGCAGGGAAGCAATGGAGAACTTTACGAATCTAATTCAGATGGGGATACCTGCTTACAAGGCAGATGATGATAGTCCCAATTACCTACTCCCTGTGATGGAAGCGATTATAGCCGAGAAGACACTCCGTGCAGTATACCATACCCAAAGCCGCAATACAGTGACAGAGCGCGAGATCGATCCGTACTGTCTTGTTCCTCGCGAGCAACGCTTCTACTTAATCGGGTATTGTCATCGGAAGCAGGACATTTTAATGTTCCGCATGAGCCGGTTTCATCGCGTTGAAATAACGACTAAAAACTTCGACAAAGGCGACTTCGACATCCACCACTATATGAAACATACTTGGTCGGTACATCGGGGCGAATCGCTCATTACGTTCAAGGTCAAATTTCAACCCGATGTGGCGAGATACATCAAGGAGGAGGAAATGTTTGTGCGCCCCAAAATGACGGACTTGCCCGATGGAAGCTTATTGTTCGAAGCTACAGTCAACCATGAGCAAGGCTTCTTGAATTGGCTCGCCCAGTATGGCCCGTCTGCCGAAATTCTGGAACCGCTATCAATAAGGAAGCAGTTCATCGAGCGGTTACAGCGTTGGATGGAGATGTATAACTAA